A region from the Phycisphaerales bacterium genome encodes:
- a CDS encoding biopolymer transporter ExbD, whose protein sequence is MRRRFRSISPHARGHAGFAKVNVTPLIDVVMCLIIFYLIVGRLASDRSAGVQLPTTGVGATRAPEDRLVINVLTSDDGPKVVIENVPIERGMLRERVAAFVESARTRGETPDVQLRADRTLAWGDLSWIVGECREAGLGALKLAAQRGEGGGGGAGGTP, encoded by the coding sequence GTGCGACGGCGGTTCAGATCAATCTCGCCGCACGCCCGCGGGCACGCGGGCTTTGCGAAGGTGAACGTCACGCCGCTTATTGACGTGGTGATGTGCCTGATCATTTTCTATCTGATCGTGGGCCGCCTGGCGAGCGATCGATCGGCGGGCGTGCAGTTGCCCACGACGGGCGTCGGCGCGACGCGGGCGCCCGAGGATCGTCTGGTGATCAACGTGCTCACGAGCGACGACGGTCCAAAGGTGGTGATCGAGAACGTGCCGATCGAGCGTGGGATGCTCCGCGAGCGCGTGGCGGCGTTTGTGGAGTCGGCCCGGACGAGGGGCGAGACGCCCGACGTGCAGTTGCGTGCCGACCGGACGCTCGCGTGGGGCGATCTCTCGTGGATCGTGGGCGAATGCCGCGAGGCTGGGTTGGGCGCGCTCAAACTCGCCGCCCAGCGTGGCGAGGGTGGTGGTGGGGGAGCGGGAGGCACGCCATGA
- a CDS encoding MotA/TolQ/ExbB proton channel family protein, whose product MMHAFMLAVGTATNPWTLFMDSFDAFTVLLILGSVVGVAVVFQCLFEIRASRIVPQASLSRAKGLAEAGRWEELRTFAKGDSSFVGRVLQRSLLADSRDDVHEAAEIASSDEASRWFRKIEMLNVIGNLGPLVGLAGTVWGMILAFTSLGETGGQAGPADLSLGISKALFHTLLGLCLAIPCLLAFGIYRGVVDRLCTRGMGAVAEIVAKYPGAADASESAASRAMERA is encoded by the coding sequence ATGATGCACGCCTTCATGCTCGCCGTCGGCACGGCTACGAACCCCTGGACGCTCTTCATGGACTCTTTCGATGCGTTCACGGTGCTGCTGATTCTGGGATCGGTCGTGGGCGTGGCGGTGGTCTTTCAGTGCCTGTTTGAGATCCGCGCGAGCCGCATCGTGCCGCAGGCGTCGTTGTCGCGTGCCAAGGGGCTTGCCGAGGCAGGACGCTGGGAGGAACTCCGGACATTCGCGAAGGGCGACTCATCGTTCGTGGGGCGTGTGCTCCAGAGGTCGCTCCTCGCAGACTCGCGCGATGACGTGCACGAGGCCGCCGAGATCGCGTCGTCGGATGAGGCCTCGCGGTGGTTCCGCAAGATCGAGATGCTCAACGTGATCGGGAACCTCGGGCCGCTCGTGGGGCTCGCGGGAACGGTGTGGGGGATGATCCTCGCATTCACGTCTCTGGGTGAGACGGGCGGACAGGCTGGCCCGGCGGATCTGTCACTGGGCATCTCCAAGGCGCTCTTCCACACGCTGCTGGGTTTGTGCCTCGCGATCCCGTGTCTGCTCGCGTTTGGCATCTATCGCGGCGTGGTCGATCGCCTGTGCACGCGAGGCATGGGCGCGGTCGCCGAGATTGTCGCGAAGTATCCGGGGGCGGCGGACGCGAGCGAGAGTGCTGCATCGCGAGCGATGGAGCGAGCCTGA
- the tsaE gene encoding tRNA (adenosine(37)-N6)-threonylcarbamoyltransferase complex ATPase subunit type 1 TsaE, which translates to MIITRTTSDPGATGALAQGLASVLAFGDVVLLEGDLGAGKTTFARALTGALSVGGSGASSPTFVIANTYPCSLGGVEGVIHHIDAYRLAGSDDLDTMGWDAMFDASGVPYGNALALIEWPERIAEALPHESRCAMVRLRAVGESSREMEIRLPDSWSGRPCVGHLRERESVRCPSSGVWVAPTAASYPFADDRLRHADLYKWFSSSYGVTRAIEEQDLDEE; encoded by the coding sequence GTGATCATCACACGCACGACGAGCGATCCGGGGGCGACGGGCGCTCTGGCTCAAGGCCTGGCGAGCGTGCTGGCGTTCGGTGATGTGGTGCTCCTCGAGGGCGATCTCGGTGCCGGCAAGACGACCTTTGCCCGGGCGCTCACGGGGGCGCTTTCGGTGGGAGGAAGCGGGGCGTCCAGCCCGACGTTTGTTATCGCGAACACATACCCGTGCAGTCTCGGTGGTGTCGAGGGTGTGATCCATCACATCGACGCGTATCGGCTTGCGGGAAGCGACGATCTGGACACCATGGGCTGGGATGCGATGTTCGACGCGTCGGGTGTGCCGTACGGGAACGCGCTCGCGCTCATCGAGTGGCCCGAGCGGATCGCGGAGGCGTTGCCGCACGAGAGCCGGTGTGCGATGGTTCGGTTGAGGGCTGTCGGCGAGTCGTCGCGCGAGATGGAGATCCGACTGCCGGATTCGTGGAGCGGTCGTCCGTGCGTTGGGCATCTTCGTGAACGCGAGTCGGTCCGGTGTCCATCATCGGGGGTGTGGGTCGCGCCGACCGCGGCGTCGTATCCCTTTGCCGACGATCGCCTTCGCCACGCCGACCTGTACAAGTGGTTCTCGTCGTCGTATGGCGTGACGCGGGCGATCGAGGAGCAGGATCTCGACGAGGAATGA
- a CDS encoding thiamine-monophosphate kinase produces the protein MHEDTLLQYIANASRDLPRVFPRVVVGPGDDCAVVRVGDGGSGECVLLKTDQVVEGVHFAKGTEVSLIARKAIARPLSDIAAMVGRPIAAMATVTLSRSTTQEEATRLADAVHEWGRRFRCPIVGGDIATFGPIDGPMVIGVSVMGVPHSSCGPVLRSGARRGDGVYITGVVGGSFEAGTGGGRHLEFEPRVEVASALADLLGGSLHAMMDTSDGLGIDAGRLACASEVAVEIEELAIPLGEPEVLAAIARGEDYELLFAVDAGAKVPASLAGVAITRIGRIAEGTGCALLRNDGTRLDIARQGWEHHS, from the coding sequence GTGCACGAGGACACACTGCTCCAATATATTGCGAACGCATCGCGGGATCTCCCGCGGGTGTTCCCGCGTGTCGTCGTTGGTCCGGGCGATGACTGTGCCGTGGTGCGCGTTGGGGATGGCGGGTCTGGCGAGTGCGTGTTGTTGAAGACGGACCAGGTCGTGGAGGGCGTGCACTTCGCGAAGGGGACGGAAGTCTCGCTCATTGCGCGGAAGGCGATCGCCAGGCCGCTCTCGGATATCGCGGCGATGGTGGGGCGGCCGATCGCGGCGATGGCGACGGTGACGCTCTCGCGCTCGACAACGCAAGAAGAGGCGACTCGGCTCGCGGACGCGGTGCACGAGTGGGGGCGGCGATTCCGGTGCCCGATCGTGGGCGGCGACATCGCGACGTTTGGCCCGATTGATGGACCGATGGTGATTGGTGTGTCGGTGATGGGCGTGCCGCATTCGTCGTGTGGTCCGGTGCTTCGGTCGGGGGCGAGGCGAGGCGATGGGGTGTATATCACGGGCGTCGTCGGCGGGTCGTTCGAGGCGGGCACTGGGGGCGGGAGGCACCTTGAGTTTGAGCCACGCGTGGAGGTCGCGTCGGCTCTGGCGGATCTGCTGGGTGGGTCGCTGCACGCGATGATGGACACATCGGACGGGCTGGGGATCGATGCGGGTCGCTTGGCGTGCGCGTCAGAAGTTGCGGTCGAGATCGAGGAGCTGGCGATCCCGCTTGGTGAGCCTGAGGTGCTGGCGGCGATCGCGCGCGGCGAGGACTATGAGTTGCTCTTCGCGGTCGATGCGGGTGCGAAGGTTCCCGCGAGTCTCGCCGGAGTCGCGATCACGCGAATCGGGCGCATCGCCGAGGGCACAGGGTGCGCGCTCCTTCGAAACGATGGCACGCGGCTGGACATTGCCCGCCAAGGCTGGGAGCATCACTCGTGA
- a CDS encoding class I fructose-bisphosphate aldolase — protein MPAAPSINIRSTLAGDADRLLGHESKTIRKGQLHLPGPDFVDRVLAASDRPLPVLRNFQTMMNTGRLGGTGYVSILPVDQGVEHSAGASFAPNPEYFDPENIVKLAIEGGCNAVASTFGVLGMVARKYAHKIPFLVKFNHNEILSYPNTFDQTLYGSIRQCYEMGALAVGATIYFGSEESRRQIEEVSAMFEQAHSLGMVTVLWCYTRNNAFKVKGADGKSVDYHASADLSGQANHLGATIQADIIKQKLPTNNGGYAALNAGSSAYGKWDKRVYTNLCGSDENGHGGHPIDLCRYQVINNYMGRVPLINSGGESKGASDLQEAVATAVINKRAGGMGLISGRKAFQKPMNDGVKLLHAIQDVYLDQSVTIA, from the coding sequence ATGCCCGCAGCCCCCAGCATCAACATCCGCAGCACCCTCGCCGGCGACGCCGATCGCCTTTTGGGCCACGAGTCCAAAACCATCCGCAAGGGACAACTCCACCTCCCCGGGCCCGACTTTGTCGATCGCGTCCTCGCCGCCTCCGATCGACCCCTCCCCGTCCTCCGCAACTTCCAGACGATGATGAACACCGGACGCCTCGGCGGCACCGGCTACGTCTCCATCCTCCCCGTCGATCAGGGCGTGGAGCATTCCGCCGGCGCCTCGTTCGCGCCCAACCCCGAGTACTTCGACCCCGAGAACATCGTGAAACTCGCGATCGAGGGCGGGTGCAACGCCGTCGCCTCGACCTTCGGCGTCCTGGGCATGGTCGCCCGCAAGTACGCCCACAAGATCCCCTTCCTCGTGAAGTTCAACCACAACGAGATCCTCAGTTACCCCAACACCTTCGACCAGACGCTCTACGGCTCGATCCGCCAGTGCTACGAGATGGGCGCGCTCGCCGTCGGTGCCACGATCTACTTCGGCTCCGAGGAATCCCGCAGACAAATCGAGGAAGTCTCGGCGATGTTCGAGCAGGCCCACAGCCTCGGCATGGTCACCGTCCTCTGGTGCTACACGCGCAACAACGCCTTCAAGGTGAAGGGCGCCGATGGCAAGAGCGTGGACTACCACGCCTCCGCCGACCTCTCGGGCCAGGCCAATCACCTCGGCGCGACGATCCAGGCCGACATCATCAAGCAGAAACTCCCGACGAACAACGGCGGGTACGCCGCCCTCAACGCCGGGTCGTCGGCCTATGGAAAGTGGGACAAGCGCGTCTACACCAACCTCTGCGGCAGCGACGAGAACGGCCACGGCGGGCACCCCATCGACCTCTGCCGATACCAGGTCATCAACAACTACATGGGTCGCGTCCCCCTCATCAACTCCGGCGGCGAGAGCAAGGGCGCCTCGGACCTGCAGGAAGCCGTCGCCACCGCCGTCATCAACAAACGCGCCGGCGGCATGGGCCTGATCTCCGGGCGCAAGGCCTTCCAGAAGCCCATGAACGATGGCGTGAAACTCCTCCACGCCATCCAGGACGTCTACCTCGACCAGAGCGTGACGATCGCCTGA
- a CDS encoding prepilin-type N-terminal cleavage/methylation domain-containing protein has protein sequence MSVADARGERVSASLRAFTLVEVLVVIAIIALLVSLLLPSLGGARESSRTIACASNLRQFGIAWQGYAGDFADRAMPLAYWHPDDIVDEQVFWWGTHGVVTGRVDHARGFVAAYLDSSLGARSVYECPAQAWGTYLAQGPAREPTSTYGYNGYYLSPAKTPGWGQSIGFRPWRRVFEIQRPGELLVFADAMLGGLGVGTRPRNCALLDPPRLFFGSGASASWRVNSSPTTSFRHQRARGDVMGSALGVRADGSAGPTRAQADWIIDRDSAIGSIGTANDPAYVPDWREWRGP, from the coding sequence ATGAGCGTGGCGGACGCGCGAGGCGAGCGAGTTTCGGCTTCTTTGCGGGCGTTCACGCTCGTCGAGGTGCTGGTGGTGATCGCGATCATTGCGCTGCTCGTGTCGTTGCTCCTGCCGTCGCTCGGGGGGGCTCGCGAGTCGTCGCGCACGATCGCGTGCGCGTCGAATCTGCGGCAGTTTGGGATCGCGTGGCAGGGGTACGCCGGGGACTTTGCGGATCGTGCCATGCCGCTGGCGTACTGGCATCCCGATGACATCGTCGACGAGCAGGTCTTCTGGTGGGGGACGCACGGCGTTGTCACGGGTCGAGTCGATCACGCACGTGGGTTTGTTGCGGCGTACCTCGATTCGAGCCTCGGTGCGAGGTCGGTGTATGAGTGCCCCGCGCAGGCGTGGGGGACGTATCTCGCCCAGGGGCCGGCACGCGAGCCGACGAGCACGTATGGGTACAACGGTTATTACCTCTCGCCCGCGAAGACGCCGGGGTGGGGGCAGTCGATCGGGTTTCGGCCTTGGCGGCGTGTGTTCGAGATTCAGAGGCCGGGGGAGTTGCTCGTCTTTGCGGACGCGATGCTTGGTGGGCTTGGCGTGGGAACGAGGCCTCGGAACTGTGCGCTGCTTGACCCGCCGAGGTTGTTCTTTGGGTCGGGCGCGTCGGCCTCATGGCGCGTGAACTCCTCGCCGACGACTTCATTCCGGCATCAGCGTGCGCGCGGCGACGTTATGGGCTCGGCGTTGGGTGTGCGTGCCGACGGGAGCGCGGGGCCGACGCGGGCGCAGGCCGATTGGATCATCGATCGCGATTCGGCGATCGGCTCGATCGGAACGGCGAATGATCCGGCGTATGTGCCCGATTGGCGTGAGTGGCGCGGGCCTTGA
- a CDS encoding PQQ-like beta-propeller repeat protein codes for MALCAMGGFAACGLAQSGGSWTHLGGESSRESRGVGLAPDLTSLAWTVTRDQLGRPIAFTPSAGVMVSFGVVVATGSVDIGGVPAHFVFGVRAFTGELVWQTPIDAPLLDSFSTPAIDEEHQTAIVASGSSLRGIRLSDGSTAWTTVLPRAVVNASPACTFSVGASLGALDRVFVVDYDPFGAGGSLHCVNVDAFDTSVNPHMPGEIVWSFTLGGTSGNSPSVVHIPGVGTRVVVATSGDFGVGAGRVVCVDAWSEATPTPVWTFENSQALGFFGGVGVARDSSGAWSVVAASYSFTGGRTSANLVKLDALTGVMSWSVGCNRTASVPVYVEGGRVVVAGGLDGFGSIPTLQLFDDLGTSAAMVWDSAAATWTDLDGDVRIDEGEYLRVGGWTMVPALLADRRMLVGVLDHETSSVGASEAMLECDLSRVPGDPLFVRQVATATGNGPGVVSVEGGAWAYSTGAGGLHAFAPLGVPADLSGDGVVNTDDLRAWDSNTLRRDLDGNGTIDADDRARLIGALRDRERALLVRGRP; via the coding sequence GTGGCCTTGTGCGCGATGGGAGGCTTCGCGGCGTGCGGGCTGGCGCAATCCGGCGGGTCGTGGACGCATCTCGGCGGCGAGAGTTCGCGAGAGTCTCGAGGTGTCGGGCTTGCGCCCGATCTCACGTCACTCGCGTGGACGGTGACGCGTGATCAACTCGGGCGTCCGATCGCGTTCACGCCCTCGGCGGGCGTGATGGTGTCGTTTGGTGTCGTGGTGGCGACGGGATCCGTTGACATTGGGGGCGTGCCGGCGCACTTCGTGTTTGGTGTGCGGGCGTTCACGGGTGAACTGGTGTGGCAGACACCGATTGACGCGCCGCTGCTCGACTCGTTCTCGACGCCGGCGATCGATGAGGAGCACCAGACGGCGATCGTGGCGAGCGGGAGTTCGCTTCGCGGGATTCGACTGAGCGATGGCTCGACCGCGTGGACGACGGTGCTGCCGCGCGCGGTGGTGAATGCCTCGCCGGCGTGCACGTTCTCGGTTGGGGCGTCGCTTGGTGCCCTCGATCGGGTCTTTGTCGTGGACTATGACCCGTTCGGCGCGGGCGGGTCGCTGCATTGCGTGAACGTGGACGCGTTCGACACGAGTGTGAATCCGCACATGCCCGGCGAGATCGTGTGGTCGTTCACACTCGGCGGGACGAGCGGGAATTCGCCGAGCGTGGTGCACATTCCGGGCGTGGGCACGCGGGTTGTTGTGGCGACGTCGGGGGACTTTGGCGTGGGGGCGGGGCGAGTGGTGTGCGTTGATGCCTGGAGTGAGGCGACGCCGACGCCGGTGTGGACGTTCGAGAACTCGCAGGCTCTAGGTTTTTTCGGTGGGGTGGGTGTTGCACGCGATTCGAGCGGGGCGTGGAGCGTGGTGGCGGCGTCGTACTCGTTCACGGGCGGGCGAACCTCGGCGAATCTCGTGAAACTCGATGCGCTGACGGGCGTGATGTCGTGGAGCGTGGGGTGCAATCGGACGGCGAGCGTTCCGGTCTATGTCGAGGGCGGGCGCGTGGTCGTTGCCGGCGGGTTGGATGGCTTCGGCTCGATTCCGACGCTGCAACTCTTTGATGATCTGGGGACGAGCGCGGCGATGGTGTGGGACTCGGCCGCCGCGACGTGGACCGATCTCGATGGCGACGTGCGGATCGATGAGGGCGAGTATCTTCGCGTTGGTGGGTGGACGATGGTGCCGGCGTTGCTCGCCGATCGTCGGATGCTGGTGGGCGTGCTGGATCACGAGACGAGCAGCGTTGGGGCGAGCGAGGCGATGCTCGAGTGCGATCTGTCTCGCGTGCCTGGCGATCCGTTGTTCGTGCGGCAGGTGGCGACGGCGACTGGAAATGGGCCGGGCGTTGTGAGCGTTGAGGGCGGGGCGTGGGCGTACTCGACGGGTGCCGGCGGCTTGCATGCGTTTGCGCCCCTCGGCGTGCCGGCGGATCTCTCGGGCGATGGCGTGGTGAACACCGACGATCTCCGCGCGTGGGATTCGAACACTCTGCGGCGGGATCTTGACGGCAACGGCACGATCGACGCCGACGATCGCGCGAGATTGATTGGGGCGTTGCGTGATCGCGAGCGGGCGTTGCTCGTGCGGGGGAGGCCATGA
- a CDS encoding PstS family phosphate ABC transporter substrate-binding protein translates to MRGLVAGVIAAGASAVLVAAGPVKVDAKLTEYKASQGVAGTIKSVGSDTMNNVMAHWNESFQKFYPGVKIEVEGKGSSTAPPALIQGQSQFGPMSREMKSSEIDEFEKKYGYKPTKLRVGIDALAVFVNKDNPLSEISLDQLKKVFSVAGPDMTWGELGVTDAKYKDQKVVLYGRNSASGTYQYFKEHALGKQDYKSTVKEQPGSSAVVQAVGTDTLGMGYSGIGYATADTKMLKVSTHGEKSVTPAYETALSGEYPLARFLYVYVNFDPTKALEPLRAEFIRFMYSKQGQEDVVKDGYFPVPEGVAKADLKTVGLSK, encoded by the coding sequence ATGCGTGGGTTGGTGGCGGGGGTGATCGCGGCGGGCGCGTCGGCGGTGCTTGTGGCGGCGGGGCCTGTCAAAGTTGACGCGAAACTGACGGAGTACAAGGCCTCGCAGGGCGTCGCCGGGACGATCAAGAGCGTCGGCTCGGACACGATGAACAACGTGATGGCGCACTGGAACGAGTCGTTCCAGAAGTTCTACCCGGGTGTGAAGATCGAGGTGGAGGGGAAGGGTTCGTCGACGGCTCCTCCGGCGTTGATCCAGGGTCAGAGCCAGTTCGGGCCGATGAGCCGGGAGATGAAGTCGTCGGAGATCGACGAGTTCGAGAAGAAGTATGGGTACAAGCCGACGAAGTTGCGTGTGGGGATCGACGCGCTGGCGGTGTTCGTGAACAAGGACAATCCGTTGAGCGAGATCAGCCTTGACCAACTGAAGAAGGTGTTCTCGGTGGCCGGGCCCGACATGACGTGGGGCGAGTTGGGCGTGACAGATGCGAAGTACAAGGATCAGAAGGTTGTGCTGTACGGGCGTAACTCGGCGTCGGGGACGTACCAGTATTTCAAGGAGCACGCGCTGGGCAAGCAGGACTACAAGAGCACGGTGAAGGAGCAGCCGGGGTCGTCGGCGGTGGTGCAGGCGGTCGGGACGGACACGCTGGGCATGGGCTACTCGGGGATCGGGTACGCGACGGCGGACACGAAGATGCTGAAGGTGTCGACGCACGGCGAGAAGAGCGTGACGCCAGCGTATGAGACGGCTCTGTCGGGCGAGTATCCCTTGGCGCGGTTCCTGTATGTGTACGTGAACTTCGACCCGACCAAAGCGCTCGAGCCTTTGCGGGCGGAGTTCATCCGGTTCATGTACTCGAAGCAGGGGCAGGAGGACGTGGTGAAGGACGGCTACTTCCCCGTTCCCGAGGGCGTCGCGAAGGCGGACCTGAAGACGGTGGGACTGTCGAAGTAG
- a CDS encoding Hsp20/alpha crystallin family protein — translation MTMLIRRAPREGMPFASVLDRFFAEPFFGEGGAMSALEEGTLALDVSENETSVKVRASLPGFTKDDVQIDVHEGVLSISATHEETEEVKDEKFYRKERRVGSVSRRVALPCAVDETKAEAELKDGVLTLSLPKSVSATPKRVKIK, via the coding sequence ATGACCATGCTGATTCGTCGGGCGCCTCGGGAGGGCATGCCGTTCGCTTCGGTTCTGGATCGGTTCTTCGCGGAGCCGTTCTTTGGTGAGGGCGGCGCGATGAGCGCCCTGGAAGAGGGGACGCTGGCGCTGGATGTCTCGGAGAATGAGACGAGCGTGAAGGTGCGTGCGTCGCTCCCCGGGTTCACGAAGGACGACGTGCAGATCGACGTGCACGAGGGCGTGCTGTCGATCTCGGCGACGCACGAGGAGACCGAGGAGGTCAAGGACGAGAAGTTCTATCGCAAGGAGCGTCGGGTCGGCTCGGTGAGCCGTCGCGTGGCGCTGCCGTGCGCGGTGGATGAGACGAAGGCGGAGGCTGAACTGAAGGATGGTGTGCTGACGCTGAGCCTGCCGAAGTCGGTGTCGGCGACGCCGAAGCGTGTGAAGATCAAGTAG
- a CDS encoding FAD-dependent thymidylate synthase — protein MTTKATDAPAPIAITHVTPESPLVDVLNGAARLEAKVLDHGFVALVDAMPRLVPQGQTADSAIVQAARVSYGQGTKKVSEDQGLIRYLLRHRHTTPFEMVELKFHVAMPIFIARQWIRHRTANVNEYSARYSIVPDRFYIPTVDAVRKQSQSNRQGGEDRLDIAVPNESQTAQEFISFLNEVEASYQKYLNFTERGVSRELARMGLPVNVYTEWYWKCDLHNTLRFLSLRMDSHAQYEIREYARAMHALLEPIVPITMAAWRDYDFESLSLSRLEVDALKDAIAGGAGHLASENRREQAEWDAKRAALGLKLS, from the coding sequence ATGACCACCAAGGCCACGGATGCTCCCGCCCCAATCGCCATCACACATGTGACCCCCGAGTCACCTCTTGTCGACGTCTTGAACGGGGCCGCCCGCCTCGAGGCCAAGGTCCTCGACCACGGCTTTGTCGCCCTTGTCGACGCCATGCCCAGGTTGGTCCCCCAGGGCCAGACCGCCGATTCCGCCATCGTCCAGGCCGCTCGGGTTTCGTACGGTCAAGGCACCAAAAAGGTCTCCGAAGATCAGGGCCTCATCCGCTACCTATTACGTCATCGCCACACAACCCCATTCGAGATGGTCGAACTCAAGTTCCACGTCGCGATGCCCATCTTCATCGCCCGCCAGTGGATCCGCCATCGGACGGCCAACGTCAACGAGTACTCAGCCCGATATTCGATCGTCCCCGATCGCTTCTATATCCCCACCGTGGATGCCGTCCGCAAGCAGTCCCAGTCCAACCGCCAGGGGGGCGAAGACCGGCTCGACATCGCCGTACCTAACGAATCTCAGACGGCCCAGGAGTTCATCTCCTTCCTGAATGAAGTCGAGGCCTCCTACCAGAAATACCTCAACTTCACTGAACGGGGCGTCTCCCGCGAACTCGCCCGCATGGGTCTGCCCGTCAACGTCTACACCGAGTGGTACTGGAAGTGCGACCTTCACAACACGCTCCGGTTCCTTTCCTTAAGGATGGACTCGCACGCCCAGTATGAGATCCGCGAGTACGCCCGGGCGATGCACGCTCTTCTTGAGCCGATTGTTCCCATAACCATGGCCGCCTGGCGGGATTACGACTTCGAGTCTTTGAGCCTCAGCCGTCTTGAAGTTGATGCCCTGAAGGACGCCATAGCCGGCGGGGCCGGGCACCTGGCCTCGGAGAATCGGCGCGAGCAGGCCGAGTGGGACGCCAAGCGTGCCGCCCTGGGTCTCAAACTTTCCTAA
- a CDS encoding PEP-CTERM sorting domain-containing protein (PEP-CTERM proteins occur, often in large numbers, in the proteomes of bacteria that also encode an exosortase, a predicted intramembrane cysteine proteinase. The presence of a PEP-CTERM domain at a protein's C-terminus predicts cleavage within the sorting domain, followed by covalent anchoring to some some component of the (usually Gram-negative) cell surface. Many PEP-CTERM proteins exhibit an unusual sequence composition that includes large numbers of potential glycosylation sites. Expression of one such protein has been shown restore the ability of a bacterium to form floc, a type of biofilm.) translates to MKYAFAIVAAAGLAAAAQAQSTRLVFEATNDAGATWTSNLTAAPGQNIQVRVRAEYVQGAGGTQMGLAGITFQPTVSNWGAGDTVAALSADGAGVAAASSEFGRILPFAAAGQGSASASGVLTSFVDGGNTLRFAGSKNTTATTNLAWGVAIGQNPQSLANPPESYSNSSNPLIFRFGFTLGSDATARDLVATAPLSTIVSTRGRWYTSALGTALNATIAASDIVPATISIVPAPASLALLGLGGLVAGRRRR, encoded by the coding sequence ATGAAGTATGCTTTCGCTATCGTTGCTGCCGCCGGCCTCGCTGCTGCCGCTCAGGCGCAGTCCACCCGCCTCGTCTTCGAAGCCACGAATGACGCGGGCGCGACGTGGACCTCGAATCTCACCGCCGCCCCCGGCCAGAACATCCAGGTTCGCGTCCGCGCCGAGTACGTCCAGGGCGCCGGTGGCACCCAGATGGGCCTCGCGGGCATCACCTTCCAGCCGACGGTGAGCAACTGGGGCGCGGGCGACACGGTCGCCGCCCTCTCCGCTGATGGCGCCGGCGTCGCCGCCGCGTCCAGCGAGTTCGGCCGCATCCTTCCCTTCGCCGCCGCCGGCCAGGGTTCCGCTTCGGCCTCGGGCGTGCTGACCTCCTTCGTGGACGGCGGCAACACCCTCCGCTTCGCGGGTTCCAAGAACACCACCGCGACGACCAACCTCGCCTGGGGCGTCGCGATCGGCCAGAACCCCCAGAGCCTCGCCAACCCCCCGGAGTCGTACTCCAACAGCAGCAACCCGCTGATCTTCCGCTTCGGCTTCACGCTCGGCAGCGATGCCACCGCTCGTGACCTCGTCGCCACGGCCCCGCTCTCGACGATCGTCAGCACCCGCGGCCGCTGGTACACCTCGGCTCTCGGCACGGCCCTCAACGCCACCATCGCCGCGAGCGACATCGTCCCCGCGACGATCAGCATCGTCCCGGCTCCGGCGTCCTTGGCGCTGCTCGGCCTCGGCGGTCTCGTCGCCGGCCGTCGCCGCCGCTAA